In Paractinoplanes brasiliensis, the following proteins share a genomic window:
- a CDS encoding GNAT family N-acetyltransferase encodes MTGEFEYVEAQSFLAVNNAAGPTLERKYDAGAVSIGGVTVLSRPGPDMLFWCQAMGFTEPPSAELIDEIVAHYRARGVKQARIVLPVPAEPAEWPSIVARHGLTAADRSVKLAMRSPFPSFEPGTDLRTARITPEEQERWVTLMWRTFGFDDEANFDVTRGALRDPRFEAYACYDGDQMVATGMIWLGPGYAHLSSGATIPSHRGRGAQTALLAARVEAGRRAGCSLLVNEAEVTDEGYSVSARNQVRVGFVPQYERRAWLWTA; translated from the coding sequence GTGACAGGAGAATTCGAATACGTCGAGGCACAGTCGTTCCTGGCCGTGAACAACGCCGCTGGTCCGACCTTGGAACGCAAGTACGACGCGGGCGCCGTCAGCATCGGTGGGGTGACCGTGCTGAGCCGGCCCGGGCCGGACATGCTGTTCTGGTGTCAGGCGATGGGTTTCACCGAGCCGCCCAGCGCCGAGCTCATCGACGAGATCGTCGCCCACTACCGGGCCCGTGGGGTGAAACAGGCCCGGATCGTGCTGCCGGTGCCGGCCGAGCCGGCCGAGTGGCCGTCGATCGTGGCCCGGCACGGGCTCACCGCGGCCGACCGCAGCGTCAAGTTGGCCATGCGGTCCCCGTTCCCCTCGTTCGAGCCCGGCACCGACCTGCGCACGGCCCGGATCACCCCGGAGGAGCAGGAGCGCTGGGTGACCCTGATGTGGCGCACCTTCGGCTTCGACGACGAGGCGAACTTCGACGTGACCCGGGGTGCTCTGCGCGACCCGCGGTTCGAGGCCTACGCCTGCTACGACGGTGACCAGATGGTGGCCACCGGCATGATCTGGCTCGGCCCGGGTTACGCCCATCTGTCGTCCGGGGCGACCATCCCCTCGCATCGGGGCCGCGGCGCCCAAACGGCCCTGCTCGCCGCGCGGGTCGAGGCCGGCCGCCGGGCCGGGTGCTCGCTGCTGGTCAACGAGGCCGAGGTGACCGACGAGGGCTACTCCGTGTCGGCCCGCAACCAGGTCCGGGTCGGCTTCGTCCCGCAGTACGAACGTCGCGCCTGGCTCTGGACGGCCTAG
- a CDS encoding alpha/beta fold hydrolase: protein MSDNGQEIKNVVLVHGAFADGSGWRGVYDRLRGRGYRVTIVQNPLTSFEDDVAATTRVLDRQDGPTILVGHSWGGTVITEAGVHPKVAGLVYVSALAPDAGETTAQQYEGFAPTPDFVIDVGEDGFGYINPDKFQAGFAADVSDADAAFLRDSQVPINMSVFSAAVKNAAWRDKPSWAVIATEDKAFDQAMLQHMAKRIGAEITNVPGSHALFITQAGVVSDVIATAAQKAG from the coding sequence ATGAGCGACAACGGTCAAGAGATCAAGAATGTGGTGCTGGTGCACGGCGCGTTCGCCGACGGTTCGGGCTGGCGCGGCGTCTACGACCGGCTGCGGGGCAGGGGTTACCGGGTCACGATCGTGCAGAACCCGCTGACCTCGTTCGAGGACGACGTGGCGGCGACCACCCGTGTGCTCGACCGCCAGGACGGGCCGACGATCCTGGTCGGTCATTCGTGGGGTGGCACGGTGATCACCGAGGCCGGGGTGCACCCGAAGGTGGCCGGGCTGGTGTACGTGTCGGCGCTGGCCCCGGACGCCGGCGAGACCACGGCCCAGCAGTACGAGGGCTTCGCGCCCACCCCCGACTTCGTGATCGACGTCGGCGAGGACGGTTTCGGCTACATCAACCCGGACAAGTTCCAGGCCGGCTTCGCCGCCGACGTGAGCGACGCCGACGCCGCTTTCCTGCGCGACTCGCAGGTGCCGATCAACATGTCGGTGTTCTCGGCGGCGGTGAAGAACGCGGCCTGGCGTGACAAGCCGTCCTGGGCGGTCATCGCGACCGAGGACAAGGCCTTCGACCAGGCGATGCTGCAGCACATGGCGAAGAGGATCGGGGCCGAGATCACCAACGTGCCGGGTAGCCACGCGCTGTTCATCACCCAGGCCGGCGTCGTCTCCGACGTCATCGCCACCGCCGCCCAGAAGGCCGGCTAG
- a CDS encoding beta/gamma crystallin-related protein: MRFGRIGRLVVAATVMGGALLMASPASAMPDARNLEVYSDANRLGIYKNIFATTEVRDFGVMGLNDKISSIATNGVSWCFFDHVGFGGDSFRMGAYQYKSNLTADGWNDRISSAQVC; encoded by the coding sequence ATGCGTTTCGGAAGAATCGGTCGTCTCGTTGTCGCCGCAACCGTCATGGGAGGGGCGCTACTGATGGCGAGTCCCGCTTCCGCCATGCCGGATGCTCGTAACTTGGAGGTTTATTCCGACGCCAACCGGCTGGGTATCTACAAAAACATTTTCGCGACCACGGAGGTCCGCGATTTCGGCGTCATGGGACTGAACGACAAGATCTCCAGCATCGCCACCAACGGCGTTTCCTGGTGCTTCTTCGATCACGTGGGATTCGGCGGTGACAGCTTCCGGATGGGCGCGTACCAATACAAGTCCAACCTGACCGCTGACGGGTGGAACGACCGGATCTCCTCCGCCCAGGTCTGCTGA
- a CDS encoding alpha/beta hydrolase, whose product MILRRFLRAGAALVLIVLLAVGVIYAWPLGLDEGTAYPVSFSEAQARIGRLVDADESDPEVTAECRSQALIHSGRTAKSVLMLHGYTGCPAQMSSLARRFYDQGYNVWVPRAPRQGVTDPKAHAGLTTDELLAYASDSFDLTAGLGDEAGVVGISGGAVLATWLARHRPAARLLTLSPFYAPSAKQAPAWQVKPMIVLYGNRLLPDRYAAGTGFSFFALSQYLRIARNLDGGRSTTLKSIGLVTSEADTYIDLRRATEVAESLGPITRFTLPASWGIGHNIVAPAVLGPRTASLEKTYFELYEGRTVSAVG is encoded by the coding sequence GTGATCCTGCGAAGGTTTCTGCGGGCCGGTGCCGCCCTCGTCCTGATCGTTCTGCTCGCGGTGGGTGTGATCTACGCCTGGCCGCTGGGTCTCGACGAGGGCACCGCCTATCCGGTGTCGTTCAGCGAGGCCCAGGCTCGGATCGGACGGCTGGTCGACGCGGACGAGTCCGACCCCGAGGTAACTGCCGAGTGCCGGTCGCAAGCGTTGATCCACTCCGGGCGGACCGCCAAGTCGGTGCTGATGCTGCACGGCTACACCGGGTGCCCCGCTCAGATGTCGTCGCTGGCACGCCGCTTCTACGACCAGGGGTACAACGTGTGGGTCCCCCGGGCGCCCCGCCAGGGTGTCACCGACCCGAAGGCGCACGCCGGGCTGACGACCGACGAGCTTCTGGCGTACGCCTCGGACTCTTTCGATCTGACCGCGGGCCTCGGCGACGAGGCCGGGGTGGTCGGCATCTCGGGCGGCGCCGTGCTGGCGACCTGGCTGGCCCGGCACCGCCCGGCAGCCCGCCTGCTGACCCTGTCGCCGTTCTACGCTCCCTCAGCCAAGCAGGCGCCGGCCTGGCAGGTGAAGCCGATGATCGTGCTCTACGGCAACCGGCTGCTGCCCGATCGTTACGCCGCCGGCACCGGGTTCTCGTTCTTCGCGTTGTCGCAGTACCTGCGAATCGCCCGCAACCTCGACGGCGGCCGGAGCACCACCTTGAAATCGATCGGCCTGGTCACCTCGGAGGCCGACACCTACATCGACCTTCGCCGAGCGACCGAGGTGGCGGAGTCGCTGGGCCCGATCACCCGGTTCACCCTTCCCGCCTCCTGGGGCATCGGCCACAACATCGTCGCCCCGGCCGTGCTCGGCCCCCGCACCGCTTCTCTCGAGAAGACCTACTTCGAGCTGTACGAAGGCCGAACCGTGTCAGCCGTCGGGTGA
- a CDS encoding helix-turn-helix transcriptional regulator has protein sequence MAKLFGREAELARIRGLLDSMRRGGDVLMVRGEPGVGKSALLAAAAELGAAEGVRVLSSNGFEFEADVSYSLLNQLLLPLHTDIRRLPPALRDALTVALGFGPGPAPATLLVCNATLLLLTTAARARPLLLVVDDVQWIDRPSAVVLGFVARRVQGAPVGVIAASRTGTESFLDRRGLAEVTVEPLTDEASGQLVDTRFPALSGRRRQRLLDLAQGNPLALVELPGSLTDSAHPVDVVPLSDRLQTIFATRLADLPEATRLLLLLVAFEGSGDVRTLRGLTDLAHLAPADRARLVRVDDTSGRIVFRHPLIQSAIVAMSTYAERRQAHQAIAAALPGDPERRAWHLAAASAGPDEAVAAQLEEAAQMVLRRGDALAAIASLIRAAELSGTPEEAARRLAQAAYTGAEAGVSGDATSLLADAQAMSQGPAGTLLAANATALLMINGDGDVHTAHRLLAGAIETSDHGWRADDPSLDEAMHTLMLLSWFAGSTDLWAVFYRNLARLVPAPSDLLSVTSRTFADPVRTGAAAVPDVEALIAALPDEEDLTRVMRTATAASNLNRTGELREHSWRLVRQGREGGAPVWQLSGLLNLCQDDYLAGRWDEVEQLADEGERVASASGVRLLRWYFLLNQAVIAAGRGRFRQAYDLADEITHWAAPRGLASSLANAHLPRTLAAAAEGDFEAAYRHATEISPAGVLAPYVPIATWVMFDLVEAALRTGRTAEAKAHAEAMRAADVAALSTRMRLIQHGVDALVLDDEAGERLEQQLAQPGTDQLLFDSSRIRLAFAGKLRRRKELLRARTHLLAARTGFATMGAEPWLARTEAELRAAGDRSTATAPPPAALTPQELEIAGLAASGLTNKQIAQRLDLSPRTVGAHLYRIFPKLGVTSRAGLRDALNEI, from the coding sequence GTGGCAAAGCTGTTCGGGCGCGAGGCGGAGCTGGCGCGTATCCGCGGCTTGCTCGACTCGATGCGCCGCGGCGGTGACGTGCTGATGGTCCGGGGCGAGCCTGGTGTCGGCAAGTCGGCGTTGCTGGCCGCCGCGGCCGAACTGGGCGCGGCCGAGGGCGTCCGAGTGCTCAGCTCGAACGGCTTCGAGTTCGAGGCCGACGTCAGCTATTCGCTGCTCAATCAGCTCCTGTTGCCGCTGCACACCGACATCCGACGGCTGCCGCCGGCGCTGCGTGATGCTCTCACCGTCGCCCTGGGCTTCGGCCCCGGACCGGCGCCGGCCACCCTGCTGGTGTGCAACGCCACGCTACTGCTGCTCACCACCGCGGCCCGGGCGAGGCCGCTCCTGCTCGTCGTCGACGACGTGCAGTGGATCGACCGGCCCAGCGCCGTCGTCCTCGGGTTCGTCGCCCGGCGCGTCCAGGGTGCACCCGTCGGCGTCATCGCCGCCTCCCGCACCGGTACGGAAAGCTTCCTCGACCGCCGCGGGCTGGCCGAGGTCACGGTCGAACCCCTGACCGACGAGGCATCCGGGCAGCTCGTCGACACCCGCTTCCCGGCCCTGAGCGGGCGCAGGCGGCAACGGCTGCTCGACCTCGCCCAAGGCAACCCGCTGGCCCTGGTCGAACTGCCGGGCAGCCTGACCGACTCCGCCCATCCGGTGGACGTGGTGCCGCTCAGCGACCGGCTGCAGACCATCTTCGCCACCCGGCTGGCCGACCTGCCCGAGGCCACCCGCCTACTCCTGCTACTTGTCGCCTTCGAGGGAAGCGGCGACGTGCGCACCCTGCGCGGCCTGACCGACCTGGCCCACCTCGCGCCGGCCGACCGGGCCCGACTGGTCCGGGTCGACGACACCAGCGGGCGCATCGTCTTCCGCCACCCGCTCATCCAGTCGGCGATCGTCGCGATGTCCACCTACGCGGAACGCCGGCAGGCCCATCAGGCGATCGCCGCCGCGCTGCCGGGCGACCCGGAACGCCGCGCCTGGCACCTCGCCGCGGCCAGTGCCGGTCCCGACGAGGCGGTGGCCGCGCAGCTCGAGGAGGCCGCGCAGATGGTGTTGCGGCGCGGAGACGCCTTGGCCGCCATCGCCTCGCTCATCCGCGCGGCCGAGCTGAGCGGCACACCGGAGGAAGCCGCCCGGCGGCTGGCTCAGGCCGCCTACACCGGCGCCGAGGCCGGCGTTTCCGGCGACGCGACATCGCTGCTGGCCGACGCACAGGCGATGAGCCAGGGCCCGGCCGGAACGCTGCTGGCCGCCAACGCGACCGCCCTGCTGATGATCAACGGCGACGGCGACGTGCATACCGCCCACCGCCTGCTGGCCGGGGCCATCGAGACCAGCGACCACGGCTGGCGGGCCGACGACCCGTCCCTCGATGAGGCGATGCACACCCTCATGCTGCTGTCCTGGTTCGCCGGCAGCACCGACCTCTGGGCCGTGTTCTACCGGAATCTGGCCCGGCTGGTCCCGGCGCCGTCCGACCTGCTCTCCGTGACGAGCCGCACCTTCGCCGACCCCGTCCGCACCGGTGCTGCGGCCGTGCCCGACGTCGAAGCGCTGATCGCCGCCCTGCCTGACGAGGAGGACCTGACCCGGGTCATGCGAACGGCCACCGCGGCGTCCAATCTCAACCGGACCGGCGAACTCCGGGAGCATTCCTGGCGGCTCGTGCGGCAGGGACGGGAGGGCGGCGCGCCCGTCTGGCAGCTGAGCGGGTTGCTGAACCTGTGTCAGGACGACTACCTGGCCGGTCGCTGGGACGAGGTGGAGCAACTGGCCGACGAGGGCGAGCGCGTCGCCTCCGCCAGCGGCGTTCGCCTCCTGCGGTGGTACTTCCTGCTCAACCAGGCCGTCATCGCGGCCGGCCGGGGCCGGTTTCGTCAGGCGTACGACCTGGCCGACGAAATCACCCATTGGGCGGCACCGCGCGGGCTGGCGAGCTCGCTGGCCAACGCGCACCTGCCCCGCACCCTGGCCGCCGCGGCCGAGGGCGATTTCGAAGCCGCCTACCGGCACGCGACGGAGATCAGCCCAGCCGGAGTGCTGGCACCCTACGTGCCGATCGCCACCTGGGTGATGTTCGACCTGGTCGAGGCCGCTTTGCGCACCGGCCGGACGGCCGAGGCCAAGGCCCACGCCGAGGCCATGCGAGCGGCGGACGTGGCCGCTCTGTCCACCCGCATGCGCCTGATCCAGCACGGCGTCGACGCGCTCGTGCTCGACGACGAGGCGGGCGAACGGCTCGAACAACAACTGGCCCAGCCCGGTACGGACCAGTTGTTGTTCGACAGTTCCCGCATCAGGCTCGCCTTCGCCGGGAAACTGCGCCGACGCAAGGAACTGCTTCGAGCGCGTACGCATCTGCTCGCCGCCCGCACGGGCTTCGCCACCATGGGGGCCGAGCCCTGGCTGGCCCGCACCGAAGCGGAACTGCGGGCCGCCGGCGACCGGTCGACGGCGACCGCACCACCACCAGCGGCCCTGACCCCGCAGGAGCTCGAGATCGCCGGTTTGGCCGCTTCCGGGCTGACCAACAAGCAGATCGCCCAGCGCCTCGACCTGTCCCCCCGCACCGTCGGCGCTCACCTCTACCGCATCTTCCCCAAACTGGGTGTCACTTCCCGGGCCGGGCTGCGCGACGCGCTCAACGAGATCTGA
- a CDS encoding GDSL-type esterase/lipase family protein — MIRASVGGDAVRIKLSNEYTREPLTVSTVHLARHVGAGAVDPSTNGRVTFGGNDSVTVEAGGTVVSDPIAFRLPAGGDLAVSAYVPRRIGSVTQHGSANRDNYAAPGNQSTKDSLSGVRSFYNYSFLAGVDVRNPAAEGAVVALGASITDGYDSTWNENRGWPDLLARRLAGGGRPVGVLNAGISGNSLLNDGVGPSGLNRLDRDGLTPAGVRWVIVADLGLNDLGGADAGTGDRLIAGLRQLIERSHSARVKVVCTTLPPYGGSESFSSVGEAGRQAFNEFVRSGGSGCDAAVDFDAAVRDPTAPARWDARYDQGDHLHPNNAGMEALTTAIGLDQLA; from the coding sequence GTGATCCGCGCGAGTGTCGGCGGCGACGCCGTACGCATCAAGCTCTCCAACGAATACACCCGGGAACCGCTCACCGTCAGCACCGTCCACCTGGCCCGGCACGTGGGTGCGGGCGCGGTCGATCCGAGCACCAACGGCCGGGTGACCTTCGGCGGGAACGACTCCGTGACCGTCGAGGCGGGCGGAACAGTCGTGAGCGACCCGATCGCGTTCCGGCTGCCGGCAGGCGGCGACCTGGCCGTCAGCGCGTACGTCCCGCGGCGCATCGGATCGGTCACCCAGCACGGATCGGCCAACCGGGACAACTACGCGGCACCGGGGAACCAGAGCACAAAGGATTCCCTGTCCGGAGTGCGTAGCTTCTACAACTACTCGTTCCTGGCCGGCGTGGACGTCCGGAACCCGGCGGCCGAGGGCGCGGTCGTCGCCCTCGGGGCCTCGATCACGGACGGCTACGACTCGACCTGGAACGAGAACCGGGGCTGGCCAGACCTGCTCGCGCGCCGGCTGGCCGGGGGCGGCCGGCCCGTCGGGGTCCTCAACGCCGGGATCAGCGGCAACTCGCTGCTCAACGACGGGGTGGGGCCGAGCGGGCTCAACCGGCTCGATCGCGACGGGCTGACTCCGGCCGGCGTCCGCTGGGTGATCGTGGCCGACCTGGGCCTCAACGACCTCGGTGGGGCCGACGCCGGCACGGGCGACCGGTTAATCGCCGGGCTGCGTCAGCTGATCGAGCGCAGCCACTCCGCACGGGTCAAGGTCGTGTGCACGACCCTGCCACCGTACGGGGGCTCGGAGAGCTTCAGCAGCGTGGGCGAGGCGGGCCGGCAGGCCTTCAACGAATTTGTCCGGTCCGGCGGCAGCGGCTGCGACGCCGCCGTCGATTTCGACGCTGCCGTCCGCGATCCCACCGCTCCGGCCCGGTGGGACGCCCGCTACGACCAGGGCGACCATCTGCACCCCAACAACGCCGGCATGGAGGCGCTCACCACGGCGATCGGGCTCGACCAGTTGGCTTGA
- a CDS encoding 2-hydroxyacid dehydrogenase: MRTKIWIPHKAGLPYFDAVAADVAIEVADDPATLPSDPDGVEFWVPTFLGQPDLRGLLPVLPDLRVIQLPSAGSDAWSEVIPPGVVLTDARGLHDAATSEWVMSAILASLRSFPAFHRAQQAHEWAHDRLTPTRELRGRRVLVVGAGNIGTALAHRLAPFDVDLTLVARTARPEQAIHGVAELPELLPTADIVVLLVPLTEHTRGLLNARMLAALPDGALIVNAARGPVIDTAALYAELAGGRLEAALDVTDPEPLPPGHPLWDLPNVLLTPHVGAITDSMRGRVYELAAAQARRYLAGEPLLNRVA; this comes from the coding sequence ATGCGTACCAAAATCTGGATCCCGCACAAGGCCGGGTTACCCTACTTCGACGCCGTGGCCGCCGATGTCGCGATCGAAGTGGCGGACGACCCGGCCACGTTGCCGTCGGACCCGGACGGCGTCGAGTTCTGGGTCCCGACCTTCCTCGGCCAGCCCGACCTGCGCGGCCTGCTCCCCGTGCTGCCCGACTTACGCGTGATCCAGCTACCCAGCGCCGGTTCCGACGCCTGGAGCGAGGTCATCCCGCCCGGTGTAGTTCTGACCGACGCGCGCGGACTGCACGATGCGGCCACCTCCGAATGGGTGATGTCGGCCATTCTGGCCAGCCTGCGGTCGTTTCCGGCGTTTCATCGCGCTCAGCAGGCCCATGAATGGGCCCACGACCGCCTGACGCCGACCCGGGAGTTGCGGGGGCGGCGAGTGCTCGTCGTCGGCGCCGGCAACATCGGCACCGCGCTGGCCCACCGGCTCGCCCCCTTCGACGTCGATCTCACGCTCGTCGCCCGTACGGCCCGGCCCGAGCAGGCCATCCACGGCGTCGCCGAACTGCCGGAACTCCTCCCCACCGCCGACATCGTCGTGCTGCTGGTCCCGCTCACCGAGCACACCCGGGGCCTGCTGAACGCCCGCATGCTCGCCGCTCTTCCGGACGGCGCGCTGATCGTCAACGCCGCCCGCGGCCCGGTGATCGACACCGCGGCCCTCTACGCGGAACTGGCCGGCGGGCGTCTGGAGGCCGCCCTCGACGTCACCGATCCGGAGCCGCTGCCGCCCGGGCACCCGCTCTGGGATCTGCCGAATGTCCTGCTGACCCCCCATGTCGGCGCCATCACCGACAGCATGCGGGGGCGAGTGTACGAGCTGGCGGCCGCCCAGGCCCGCCGCTACCTCGCAGGCGAGCCGTTGCTCAACCGCGTGGCTTGA
- a CDS encoding FAD-dependent monooxygenase: MNNDGVLVVGAGIAGLALTLALRQREVAVDLVERAPGADGGLAVNLPGNAVSALIALGVGDQLKQIGRPVGRREYRSATGRLLFGIDEEAFWGPSARSRCVMRSELHTVLAAGLGVEPRAATVQSVKVADGGAEVEFTDGDTGRYGFVVGADGVRSAVRGALFGTAGAKEAVLSAASWRFMAPNPGVDCWVAWSGGAGSVLLLPVDDEQVYVYASATRGGPVGADPSWLGTTFQDYPAPVQAVLRHALDRPETLYHSPVEEIRLPSWTAGRCALIGDAAHATAPIWAEGAALAVEDALVLADELAAGDWDTAGQRYERRRRDRVDHVQAHTDKFSRAAGAPIWLRDLLLPVLGPRSYRAAYGPLRKPGR; this comes from the coding sequence ATGAACAACGACGGAGTGCTGGTGGTCGGCGCCGGAATCGCGGGGCTGGCCCTGACCCTGGCGCTGCGACAGCGCGAAGTGGCGGTCGATCTGGTGGAGCGGGCTCCGGGTGCCGATGGCGGCCTGGCGGTCAACCTGCCGGGCAACGCGGTGTCGGCCCTGATTGCGCTCGGGGTCGGCGACCAGCTGAAGCAGATCGGGCGGCCGGTCGGCCGCCGGGAGTACCGCAGTGCCACCGGGCGGCTGCTGTTCGGCATCGACGAGGAGGCCTTCTGGGGCCCGTCTGCGCGGTCCCGCTGCGTCATGCGCTCGGAGTTGCACACGGTGCTGGCCGCTGGGCTCGGTGTCGAACCCCGAGCGGCCACGGTGCAGTCGGTGAAGGTGGCCGACGGCGGGGCCGAGGTCGAGTTCACCGACGGTGACACCGGCCGCTACGGATTCGTGGTCGGGGCCGACGGCGTCCGGTCAGCCGTGCGCGGCGCCCTCTTCGGCACGGCTGGGGCCAAGGAGGCCGTGCTGAGCGCGGCGAGCTGGCGGTTCATGGCGCCCAACCCGGGCGTCGACTGCTGGGTCGCCTGGTCCGGAGGCGCGGGGTCGGTGCTGCTCCTGCCGGTCGACGACGAGCAGGTGTACGTCTACGCGTCCGCCACCCGCGGCGGCCCGGTCGGTGCCGACCCGTCCTGGCTCGGCACGACCTTCCAGGACTACCCGGCGCCGGTCCAAGCGGTGTTGCGGCATGCGCTCGATCGGCCCGAGACGCTCTACCACTCACCGGTCGAGGAGATCCGGCTCCCGTCCTGGACGGCCGGCCGCTGCGCGTTGATCGGTGACGCCGCCCACGCCACCGCGCCGATCTGGGCTGAGGGCGCGGCCCTGGCGGTGGAGGATGCCCTGGTGCTGGCGGACGAGCTGGCCGCGGGCGACTGGGACACCGCCGGTCAGCGGTACGAACGGCGCCGCCGGGACCGGGTGGATCACGTGCAGGCCCACACCGACAAGTTCTCCCGGGCTGCCGGTGCGCCCATCTGGCTGCGTGACCTGTTGCTACCGGTCCTCGGGCCGCGTTCCTACCGGGCAGCGTACGGCCCGCTGCGGAAACCGGGCCGCTGA
- a CDS encoding GNAT family N-acetyltransferase: protein MTEIQTRPWTDEDLRRLRDAEPSFSAETLSSRFLTGSIRWPASYLASLGSPESWGTTRLGQVALADGDLVGVAECTWLTDSPRPAELSILVADTWQRRGIGRLLATSLLSQCEAAGITHIEAVAQTANTGCLALVRSIISDTDAPTGWNVRSRLSDGLRQFQLVRQESVAAGDILTPFHVPVNLRAAAASTST, encoded by the coding sequence GTGACAGAGATTCAGACACGACCGTGGACAGACGAAGATCTCAGACGACTCCGTGACGCCGAACCGTCGTTCTCGGCCGAGACGCTCAGCAGCCGGTTCCTGACCGGCAGCATCCGGTGGCCGGCGTCCTATCTGGCCTCGCTCGGTTCACCGGAGTCCTGGGGGACGACGCGGCTGGGCCAGGTCGCCCTGGCCGACGGCGACCTTGTCGGCGTGGCCGAGTGCACCTGGCTGACGGATTCGCCGCGTCCGGCCGAACTCTCGATTCTGGTGGCGGACACCTGGCAGCGTCGCGGCATCGGTCGGTTGCTCGCAACGAGCCTGCTGAGCCAGTGCGAGGCGGCCGGAATCACGCACATCGAAGCGGTGGCGCAGACAGCCAACACCGGTTGTCTCGCGCTGGTCCGCTCGATCATCAGTGACACGGACGCACCGACCGGCTGGAACGTGCGTTCCCGGCTGTCGGACGGGCTCCGTCAGTTCCAGCTCGTCCGACAGGAAAGCGTGGCCGCCGGCGACATCCTGACCCCCTTCCACGTACCCGTGAACCTGAGAGCAGCGGCAGCATCGACCAGTACCTGA